From [Flavobacterium] thermophilum:
GGCAGCCCAGTCAGTTCGTGAATCGTGTCGACATCGTACCCTTTCGCCAGCATTCTCTTCACCACGTCGAGCTTCCCTTCCTCGATCCCTTGTTGGCGTCCTTGCTTCATCCCCTGTTCGATTCCTTGTTGGATTCCCTTTTCCATCCCCCGCTGTTCGTATGAGACGATGAGTTCCATCACACGCTTTGCTTCCTTCGTCTCCATTTGGCTCACCTCGTGTCGCAGTTGGATTTCCTCCTCTTCGGATAACCGCAAATACGTCTCGAAAAAACCGAACAACAGCCGCTGTTTCGCTTCATCCAGCTCAAGGCGGACGAGCATGCGCAAAAATTCCTTTTTCACGTCGACTTTCTCATCTTCATTATACCCCATTTTGCTTAGCAAGGCAGCGGCGACAGGGTTGGCATGGCGGATGTACGCGCGCCACGGCAGTTTGCATAGCTCCACCGTCAAAAAGCGGAAGTCAAGAACGGTCAAAAACGGAAACTGCATGACCAATGAGGAAGGTTCGTCGTATTGTTCGTCATAGCTGAAGATGGCGATCGGGAGAATGCGGCGGCGGTATTTTTGAAACAAGCGGCTGAAGTAGAGGAACATTCGCTCGGGGAAGGTCCGCTGGGTGTAGCTTTGATGCTCGACATGGACAATGACGAGCCCGTCTTCCCCTTTCACCTTTGTTTCGACCAACAAGTCGACGCGGTGCTTCTCTCCGGCCGTCACATCGGTGAACAGTTCCTCGGAGAGGAAAGAGAGATGGTGAACGTCAATGTACTCGTACACGTCGGGAAAGAAAAGAAGCAAAAACTCCTCAAAAAATGTCGACAGCAACTCTTTGAACAACCGGTCATGATCGATGCGCTGTTTGGCCACGTTTTCCCTCCCTGCAATTGTCGGATTCACCGTACTGTATTCGCTCTTCGCGGCCAAATTCCTTCTTGTTTCCCCCGCGTTTTTTTGGCATGTGCCATTTCGCATTTGTCCTTTTCCTATGTCGAGCGGTAAAACAAGCTGAACTCAGCGGTGGTTCAGCTGAGGCGGGGAATAGTTTCAGTTCCTCGTAGGTACGATAAAAGCAATCAATAAGAAGGTGAAGAAACTTGGCTAGGACGGGTTTCAATCCCTCATAGGTACGATAAAAACCATATATCCCAATATTCAATTCATTTGCAATATCTTTGTTTCAATCCCTCATAGGTACGATAAAAACATCCTTTCATTTTTGTTTTATTGCCTCCTGCATCTAGTTTCAATCCCTCATAGGTACGATAAAAACGATGGAAGGGGCTCCGATCGTAACGATCGGGATGACGTTTCAATCCCTCATAGGTACGATAAAAACATGAAATGGATGATCGGCAACGCGACCACTATTGGGTTTCAATCCCTCATAGGTACGATAAAAACACAGCACAAATTCAAACAGGAGCCATTACAAACGCTTGTTTCAATCCCTCATAGGTACGATAAAAACGGCCGTACCCATTTGTGCTTGTCTTTTTCATCCCAAGTTTCAATCCCTCATAGGTACGATAAAAACGTCGGCTAACAATGCAGACGGTACAGCCGCCGAAGAAAAGTTTCAATCCCTCATAGGTACGATAAAAACCTCTGGGGTTATTTGCTATTATTGCTGGGGTGATTGTTTCAATCCCTCATAGGTACGATAAAAACGCAAAAACAGTTTGAAAAAGAAATGGAACAAATCAAAGTTTCAATCCCTCATAGGTACGATAAAAACCCAAACCATGTGCGTAAAATCAAGCTTTTCCCCTTTTGGCTGTTTTCAGAATAACACGTTTCAAAAATTCTGTCAATACTGTTCAGCCGTGTTGGCTGTAGGATTTTGACGCGAAAAGACATTGTCGTCGATCCCCCGGGATTTTTGCACGATTGGAG
This genomic window contains:
- a CDS encoding Putative transposase, YhgA-like → MRNGTCQKNAGETRRNLAAKSEYSTVNPTIAGRENVAKQRIDHDRLFKELLSTFFEEFLLLFFPDVYEYIDVHHLSFLSEELFTDVTAGEKHRVDLLVETKVKGEDGLVIVHVEHQSYTQRTFPERMFLYFSRLFQKYRRRILPIAIFSYDEQYDEPSSLVMQFPFLTVLDFRFLTVELCKLPWRAYIRHANPVAAALLSKMGYNEDEKVDVKKEFLRMLVRLELDEAKQRLLFGFFETYLRLSEEEEIQLRHEVSQMETKEAKRVMELIVSYEQRGMEKGIQQGIEQGMKQGRQQGIEEGKLDVVKRMLAKGYDVDTIHELTGLPVEMIEKVRQ